One window of Phoenix dactylifera cultivar Barhee BC4 chromosome 5, palm_55x_up_171113_PBpolish2nd_filt_p, whole genome shotgun sequence genomic DNA carries:
- the LOC103703557 gene encoding electron transfer flavoprotein subunit beta, mitochondrial, which translates to MKILVAVKRVVDYAVKVRVKPDKSGVETSNVKMSMNPFCEIALEEALRIRESGAADEVVAVTVGPAQCADTLRTALAMGADRAVHVDAGAAPVLPLSVSKILRALVQVEQPGLLILGKQAIDDDCNQTGQMVAGLLKWPQGTFASKVVLDKAKQVATVEREVDGGLETLCLDLPAVITTDLRLNQPRYATLPNIMKAKSKVIKKFTPEELNVEIKSDLEVVQVTEPPKRKAGVIVSSVDELVDKLKNEARVL; encoded by the exons ATGAAGATCCTGGTCGCCGTCAAGCGGGTCGTCGACTACGCCGTCAAGGTCCGCGTTAAGCCCGACAAG AGCGGGGTGGAGACGAGCAACGTGAAGATGTCGATGAACCCCTTCTGCGAGATCGCGCTGGAGGAGGCCCTCCGCATCCGGGAGTCTGGCGCCGCCGACGAGGTCGTCGCCGTCACCGTGGGCCCCGCTCAGTGTGCCGACACCCTCCGGACCGCCCTCGCCATGGGCGCCGACCGCGCCGTCCACGTCGACGCCGGGGCGGCCCCCGTCCTCCCGCTTTCCGTCTCCAAAATTCTCAGGGCCCTCGTCCAGGTGGAGCAGCCCGGACTCTTGATTCTGGGCAAGCAG GCTATTGATGACGACTGCAACCAAACAGGACAGATGGTAGCTGGACTGCTGAAATGGCCACAAGGAACATTTGCTTCAAAG GTTGTATTGGACAAGGCAAAACAAGTAGCAACAGTGGAAAGAGAAGTCGATGGTGGTCTAGAGACTCTTTGTCTAGATTTGCCTGCAGTAATCAC CACGGACTTGAGGTTAAATCAGCCAAGATATGCAACGCTCCCCAATATAATGAAAGCTAAATCAAAGGTCATCAAGAAATTTACTCCTGAAGAGTTAAATGTGGAGATTAAGTCAGATCTAGAGGTGGTTCAGGTCACTGAACCTCCAAAAAGGAAAGCTGGTGTTATCGTTTCCTCTGTGGATGAGCTCGTTGACAAGTTGAAGAATGAAGCTCGTGTCTTGTAA
- the LOC103705379 gene encoding CDT1-like protein a, chloroplastic, with translation MESLAPSESSISCDQKLSSSPRPLIKSRPPAAAPSPSKASPFDQICTPEKPAHLPRRARNRSVAFSVKEVKKVALGLQRSADRSDLTRSDDDLLSVEEQLGAGSGSSSVHKPSRAKTPVKLPEKYEILSEFFNCMESSIRLLRLKGTMSTFSNICTSIQHLTERRFTYGHLAQLKYMLPEAISIKKVLSHDETTCCMKPELQVTLQVEARANSVKPKDGSGYLILRKVFRERLLEFFKEHPEGDEIPEEQLPHPFGQTKSTILPQVARVSTNSTLLEPSSDTPSQQQFAVPSHLSGSFQRRFSQKIPIPETEKTSLACFKEPSPKEDPPVSAVQSPIKFSTKSPVSKKSLISSPILKASSSNNRTHKEETKNLKADSCFTKDLNNIEGTPAKLISTPARLMTTTPEIQTSKRSRPTMDYDTPPAKKSAKRSTRAKLFATPTKSTKALNEDHRSRSLSTDDDVLHFLPESLLQSVRGKEKKALEEKQAGAANAMRRQKLIACLPSTFDMILLIFQSAKRSVMTKHELIYKIIASHCKIVDRGEVEEQLKLLLEIVPDWISEKTASSGDSLCCVDKVSSPEEIRQRLAEAQ, from the exons ATGGAATCCCTCGCACCATcggagtcctccatctcttgcGATCAGAagctctcctcctctcctcgcCCTCTGATCAAATcccggccgccggccgccgccCCGTCACCCTCCAAGGCCTCCCCCTTCGACCAGATCTGCACGCCGGAGAAGCCGGCCCATCTCCCGCGACGGGCCAGGAACCGGAGCGTCGCCTTCTCGGTGAAGGAGGTGAAGAAGGTCGCCCTCGGCCTGCAGAGATCCGCGGATCGGTCCGATCTCACTCGATCCGATGACGATCTCTTGTCTGTTGAGGAGCAGCTGGGGGCCGGCTCGGGGTCTAGTTCAGTTCACAAGCCATCGAGGGCTAAAACACCTGTCAAGCTCCCAGAAAA ATATGAGATATTGTCTGAGTTCTTCAATTGCATGGAGAGCTCGATTCGTTTGCTCAGATTGAAAGGAACCATGTCAACATTTTCTAATATCTGCACCAGTATTCAGCATTTGACTGAGCg GAGGTTTACTTATGGGCATTTAGCGCAACTGAAGTACATGCTGCCTGAAGCCATTTCAATCAAGAAAGTGCTTTCCCATGACGAGACTACTTGCTGTATGAAGCCAGAGCTTCAAGTTACTCTCCAGGTTGAGGCAAGAGCTAACAGTGTGAAGCCAAAAGATGGAAGTGGGTATTTAATCTTGAGAAAAGTTTTCAGAGAAAGGCTTCTGGAGTTCTTCAAAGAACATCCAGAG GGAGATGAAATTCCAGAGGAACAACTTCCGCATCCATTCGGTCAAACAAAGTCGACCATACTTCCACAAGTTGCAAGAGTCTCCACCAATTCAACATTGCTGGAACCTTCCTCAGACACACCATCACAGCAGCAATTTGCTGTGCCTTCTCACTTGTCTGGATCTTTTCAGAGGCGGTTCTCTCAGAAAATTCCCATACCTGAGACAGAGAAGACGTCTCTCGCATGTTTTAAGGAACCTTCTCCTAAAGAAGATCCTCCTGTATCTGCTGTTCAATCTCCTATAAAATTCTCTACGAAGTCACCAGTATCTAAGAAGTCCTTGATTAGTTCCCCCATTTTAAAAGCCTCGTCGAGCAACAACAGAACTCACAAAGAGGAGACAAAAAATTTGAAGGCTGACAGTTGTTTTACAAAGGATTTAAATAATATAGAGGGAACTCCTGCCAAACTTATTTCTACTCCTGCCAGGCTGATGACTACTACACCAGAAATTCAAACGTCAAAGAGATCTCGCCCAACCATGGATTATGATACTCCCCCAGCCAAGAAGTCAGCAAAACGGTCAACACGGGCCAAGTTATTTGCAACTCCAACAAAGAGCACAAAAGCATTGAATGAAGATCATAGAAGCCGAAGTTTGTCCACAGATGATGATGTCCTCCATTTTCTTCCAGAGAGTCTACTGCAATCT GTaagagggaaggagaagaaagcacTAGAAGAGAAACAGGCTGGAGCTGCCAATGCAATGAGACGACAAAAGTTGATAGCATGCTTACCCAGTACTTTTGACATGATTTTGCTTATATTTCAGTCAGCTAAGCGATCTGTAATGACGAAGCACGAGCTTATTTACAAGATAATTGCAAGTCATTGCAAAATAGTGGACAGAG GTGAAGTTGAAGAACAGTTGAAATTGTTACTAGAAATAGTTCCAGATTGGATCTCCGAAAAGACAGCATCCAGTGGAGACAGCCTTTGTTG TGTTGACAAGGTATCAAGTCCAGAAGAGATCCGACAAAGACTAGCAGAAGCTCAGTAA